In the Malus domestica chromosome 16, GDT2T_hap1 genome, one interval contains:
- the LOC103403809 gene encoding uncharacterized protein: MGTEILRPRDCLIERIRAPPASFSRRKNSYYGNPVVNKNYVSNPRSRKPAVRYEQRRIEAQPPPAVVTKRSSSDDERQGFKMEKVTILRRGESLDSKMNEKGGLAATGTERLRPGPETVQKQVRIVDLRSPVGGKTDVYAGSSFVVSPEPIALPLPSFSRKKQVSKVVDDDSATRDLRRLLRLG; this comes from the coding sequence ATGGGGACTGAGATCTTACGGCCTCGGGATTGTCTGATCGAAAGGATCAGAGCCCCTCCGGCGTCGTTTTCGCGCCGGAAGAACAGCTACTATGGGAATCCCGTCGTTAACAAGAATTACGTTTCTAACCCTAGATCTAGAAAGCCGGCGGTGCGATATGAACAAAGGAGAATCGAGGCGCAGCCGCCGCCCGCGGTGGTCACGAAGAGATCCAGCTCCGACGATGAACGTCAGGGCTTCAAGATGGAGAAAGTCACAATCTTGAGGCGCGGAGAGTCGCTGGACTCGAAGATGAATGAAAAGGGCGGTTTGGCTGCTACTGGGACCGAGAGGCTCCGGCCCGGCCCGGAAACGGTACAGAAGCAGGTGAGGATCGTGGATCTGAGGTCTCCGGTGGGTGGTAAGACCGACGTGTACGCCGGATCGTCGTTCGTGGTGTCGCCGGAGCCGATCGCCCTCCCGTTGCCGTCGTTTTCGAGGAAGAAGCAGGTGTCAAAGGTCGTTGACGACGACTCGGCGACCCGAGACCTGAGGCGGTTGCTCCGGCTCGGTTGA